The DNA segment TGAGTCTGGTGAGCAACTATCGCACCTCTTTCCGGAATCTGGTAAAGAGCAAGGGCATGGAGGGTCTGCTGGCGGAACTGGCGCAAAAGGTTGCATCTCTCAAGGCCAAGAACAAGAATAGTGAGCAGGCCCCCGCCACAGCTGAAAAGTAGGCCTGTCAGAGATTTGAGGAAGCAAGAATTAGGGCCTGTTAACACTAATCCAATGCACACTGTTGTGCCTGAAAAAGCGCCAATCAAGGCGCGAGGAGAGAAGTTTGGTCACTCCAAATGAACGACGAGCAACGCTGAGTGGCGCTTTTTCAGGCGCACCCCAAGGGCACTTCCTGCGGGGCGCAACCCGAAGGGCTGGGGCTGTTTTTGCGCCCAGCGGCGTTATCATTCGCTCATGTAGCCGGGCTACACCACGCTCATTCTGCCTTGCTGGGCGCAAAAACAGTCCCAGCAGAGTGCACCCCAAGGGCACTTCCTTCAGGGCGCATTGGATTAGTGTTAACAGGCCCTAAGCAGAGTTTTTTGATTCAACCACCGTTCCAACAATAAATCAGTGTCTTAGTCAGGATCACTGGAGGAGAGCACCTATGTACAACAACAAAGCACTAGCCCTGACCTTCGCGTTACTGTTATCGCTCAGTCCTGGGCTGTGGGCGGAAGAGGGGGAGAGCCAAGGCCAGGAAACAGCATCCCCAGGGGAGGAAACAGCCAGCACCCAGGATGTTGCTATGCAAACGGCAGCCGTTGAGGCCGAGGTATCCACCGAGTCCCCAGAATCACCAGCAGCGGAAACCGGGACAGGGGAGGCCGAAACTGCCGCAATGGCTAGTGAGGCCTCTGATGCAGAGTCCCTCTCGAGAGATGCTATGAGAGAACACTGGAAGGCCCGTGAGGAGCAGTATCAAGCCTTGAGAGAACGGGCCGAAGAGGCAGGTGTGATGCTGCCGGAGCGCCCCCCCTGGCGTTCGGAGATGGGGCAGATGATGCGCCCGAGCATGGAAGAGCGCATGGCCCATCGTAAAAAGATGATGGCCATGTCTGAAGAGGAGCGGGAGGCCTTTCGCCAGCAGCGCCATGAGGAGATGCGTGCCCGCGCCGAGGAGATGGGTATGGAGATGCCTGAAACCCCACCCTGGGTAGCCCGACAAAAGGCGATGCAAGAAGAGTGGGCCAAGCATCAGAAGGTGATCGAGGGAATGAGCGACGAAGAGCGTGCGGCTTGTCATGCCATGCACCGGCGCCATATGGGCATGCGGCACAGCGGTGGAATGGGACAGGGTTGTGGCATGGGCCATCAGGGTTGTGCCATGCGTCAGGGTGATTCTGCACCGAGAATGACCCCTGGGTATGGCCAAGGCTATGGTTATGGGCCAGGGCCGGTACCTTACCCACCACAAAACTTTTGGGACCCTAACCAGTAGGGTGTCTGGCCTCACCGCACGTCAGGTCAGCGGCGTTTGACCCTGACGGCGGTGATGGCGCGGGGTGAACCCTTCACGCCAGCTCTTTTGGCTTAAAGTTCCTTTCCGGCCAGCAAGCGTTCGGCTTGCTTTCGCGTCAGAAAACGCCAGGGACGCGGTATGAGTCCCGGTACACGTTGCTGGTAATAGCGATAGAGATCCCCATGCAACAGCAGCAGCTTGGTCTCCTCCAGGCGCGATCCCAAGACCAGGTAGGCTGTAATGATAAGGGCCGATATCAGGCGCGCTGGATCCATCTCCTGAGTCCATATCAGGACCAGCCCGAGGCTGTACCAGGGATGGCGTACGAAGCGGTGCAGCGGGGAGATATGCAGCTGCTCCTGGTCTTCAATATCCTGTTGCCGGCGTCGCAGTTGCAGGATGCCGAGAAAGGCTTTGCTGTCGTAGTAGCGCATCGACCAGATGAAGCCGGCGACGGCGAGGATCATCAATGCGTATGCCAGCCATGCCATGGCCCCCTGCCACTGCCACAGAGGATCGGAGCGGTAGAACCAGAGCATGGCGAGGGGCGGTAGGATCAGTAGCAGAGCCAGCAGATTGAAGAGCAGTCGGTACCAGGGCATGACTGCTGGCAGGTTTTGCGCGAGCATCCTTTTTACCCACAATGACGCAAGCAGGGAGTGAATCAGGAAATAGACCAACCA comes from the Candidatus Thiodiazotropha sp. CDECU1 genome and includes:
- a CDS encoding methyltransferase family protein, translating into MPTTTELILLALVWLVYFLIHSLLASLWVKRMLAQNLPAVMPWYRLLFNLLALLLILPPLAMLWFYRSDPLWQWQGAMAWLAYALMILAVAGFIWSMRYYDSKAFLGILQLRRRQQDIEDQEQLHISPLHRFVRHPWYSLGLVLIWTQEMDPARLISALIITAYLVLGSRLEETKLLLLHGDLYRYYQQRVPGLIPRPWRFLTRKQAERLLAGKEL